In a genomic window of Streptomyces sp. NBC_01231:
- a CDS encoding penicillin acylase family protein, with amino-acid sequence MRTRMRRLAVTAVTLLTAATALPAAAAQSREPQEHPSDGGLSAVIRYTEYGIPHIVAKDYANLGFGTGWAQAADQVCTLADGFVTVRGERSRYFGPDAAPDQSLSSAARNLSSDQYFRGVRESGTVEKLVAEPAPRGPSRQAKDLMRGFAAGYNAWLKQNRITDPACRGAAWVRPVTSLDVAARSFAFAVLGGQGRAVDGITAAQPPTSATAPTAAPDARDTARAARELLAADSADMGSNAVAFSGATTANGRGLLLGNPHYPWQGGRRFWQSQQTIPGELNVAGGSLLGSPAVSIGHNAHVAWSHTVATGVPLDLHQLTLDPADPTAYLVDGRPERMTKRTVTVEVKDGAPVTRAQWWTRYGPVVTALGSSLPLPWTSTTAYALGDPNAANLRSSDTSLGFGRARSAADLLGSLRRTQGLPWVNTIAADSGGHTLFTQSQVLPRITDELAQRCSTPLGKVTYPASGVAVLDGSRGDCALGSDPDAVQPGIFGPARMPVLKDAPYAENSNDSAWLANADRPLTGYERIFGTIDTPRSLRTRGAVEDVAALAEKGALTVRDLQAQQFADRAPAGDLAATDTAKACAALPGGTATSGDGRSVDVREACGVLARWDRSMDTGSRGALLFDRFWRKLTAAVPAARLWKVPFSAADPVHTPNTLDTGAPGFATALADTVTELRAAGIALDSRLGEHQFVVRDGRRRIPVPGGTEALGVWNKVEPVWNPAGGGYTEVTTGSSYIQAVGWDGGRCPVARTLLTYSQSSNPNSPHFDDQTRLFSGEKWVTSRFCEKDVLSSPGLKIVRVRER; translated from the coding sequence ATGCGCACCCGTATGAGACGGCTCGCCGTCACAGCCGTCACCCTGCTCACCGCCGCCACCGCACTGCCGGCGGCCGCGGCACAGAGCCGGGAACCACAGGAACATCCGTCCGACGGTGGTCTGTCCGCCGTGATCCGCTACACCGAGTACGGCATTCCGCACATCGTCGCGAAGGACTACGCGAACCTCGGCTTCGGCACCGGGTGGGCGCAGGCCGCCGACCAGGTGTGCACGCTCGCCGACGGCTTCGTGACCGTGCGCGGCGAACGTTCGCGGTACTTCGGGCCCGACGCGGCACCCGACCAGTCGCTGTCCTCGGCCGCGCGGAACCTCTCCAGCGACCAGTACTTCCGCGGGGTGCGGGAGTCCGGCACGGTGGAGAAGCTGGTCGCCGAACCGGCGCCGCGCGGTCCGAGTCGTCAGGCGAAGGACCTGATGCGGGGCTTCGCGGCGGGCTACAACGCCTGGCTGAAGCAGAACCGGATCACCGACCCGGCGTGCCGAGGTGCCGCCTGGGTGCGTCCGGTGACGTCCCTGGACGTCGCCGCGCGGTCCTTCGCGTTCGCGGTGCTCGGCGGTCAGGGCAGGGCGGTGGACGGCATCACGGCGGCGCAGCCGCCCACCTCGGCGACGGCGCCGACGGCCGCACCGGACGCCCGCGACACCGCCCGGGCCGCGCGTGAACTCCTCGCCGCGGACTCCGCCGACATGGGCTCCAACGCGGTCGCCTTCAGTGGCGCGACGACGGCGAACGGACGCGGACTGCTGCTGGGCAATCCGCACTATCCCTGGCAGGGCGGGCGCCGCTTCTGGCAGTCGCAGCAGACCATCCCGGGCGAGCTGAACGTGGCCGGCGGCTCGCTGCTCGGCTCGCCGGCGGTGTCCATAGGCCACAACGCACATGTGGCGTGGAGCCACACCGTCGCCACCGGTGTCCCCCTTGACCTCCATCAGCTCACCCTCGATCCGGCCGACCCCACCGCGTACCTCGTGGACGGCAGGCCGGAGAGGATGACGAAACGCACGGTCACCGTCGAGGTCAAGGACGGCGCCCCGGTGACCCGCGCCCAGTGGTGGACGCGGTACGGCCCCGTGGTCACCGCGCTCGGTTCCTCGCTGCCCCTGCCGTGGACGTCCACGACGGCGTACGCGCTGGGCGACCCCAACGCCGCCAACCTGCGTAGCTCCGACACCTCGCTCGGCTTCGGCAGGGCCCGCAGCGCGGCCGACCTGCTGGGCTCACTGCGGCGCACACAGGGTCTGCCCTGGGTCAACACGATCGCCGCCGACTCGGGCGGCCACACACTGTTCACGCAGTCGCAGGTGCTCCCCCGGATCACCGACGAGCTGGCGCAGCGCTGCTCCACTCCCCTGGGCAAGGTCACCTATCCCGCGTCGGGGGTCGCGGTCCTCGACGGGTCGCGCGGCGACTGCGCGCTCGGCAGCGACCCCGACGCCGTTCAGCCGGGGATCTTCGGGCCGGCCAGGATGCCGGTCCTGAAGGACGCCCCGTACGCGGAGAACTCCAACGACAGCGCCTGGCTGGCCAACGCGGACCGTCCGCTGACCGGGTACGAGCGGATCTTCGGCACGATCGACACGCCGCGTTCCCTGCGCACCCGGGGCGCGGTCGAGGACGTGGCGGCACTGGCGGAGAAGGGCGCTCTGACCGTACGGGATCTTCAGGCGCAGCAGTTCGCCGACCGGGCGCCCGCGGGGGACCTGGCCGCGACGGACACGGCGAAGGCGTGCGCCGCGCTGCCCGGCGGCACGGCGACGAGCGGCGACGGCAGGTCCGTCGACGTGCGCGAGGCGTGCGGGGTGCTCGCGAGGTGGGACCGCTCCATGGACACCGGCAGCCGGGGCGCGTTGCTCTTCGACCGGTTCTGGCGGAAGCTGACGGCGGCCGTGCCGGCGGCCCGGTTGTGGAAGGTCCCGTTCTCGGCGGCCGATCCGGTACACACTCCGAACACCCTCGACACGGGGGCGCCGGGCTTCGCCACGGCGCTCGCGGACACCGTGACCGAGCTGCGGGCGGCGGGCATCGCGCTCGACTCCCGGCTCGGGGAGCACCAGTTCGTCGTACGGGACGGCCGCCGCCGCATCCCCGTTCCGGGCGGCACCGAGGCGCTGGGCGTGTGGAACAAGGTGGAGCCCGTGTGGAACCCGGCGGGCGGCGGTTACACGGAGGTGACGACCGGGTCGAGCTACATCCAGGCCGTGGGCTGGGACGGCGGTCGCTGCCCGGTGGCCCGTACGCTGCTGACGTACTCCCAGTCCTCGAACCCGAAC
- a CDS encoding acyl-CoA synthetase, which yields MTPGHGSTVDGVLRRSARRTPARVAVEYADRAWTYEELDQAVSRAAGLLLGEGLVPGDRVGAYGHNSDAYLIGFLACARAGLVHVPVNQNLTGDDLAYIVGQSGSTLVLADPGLAGQLPDGVRTLPLRDAEDSLLARQASTPAYDGPEPRGEDLVQLLYTSGTTALPKGAMMTHRALVHEYLSAITALDLSAGDRPVHSLPLYHSAQMHVFLLPYLAVGATNLILDAPDGGRLFDLIEAGRADSLFAPPTVWIGLSGRSDFATRDLGGLRKAYYGASIMPVPVLERLRERLPKLAFYNCFGQSEIGPLATVLAPDEHKGRMDSCGRPVLFVDARVVDEDGRDVPDGTPGEVVYRSPQLCEGYWDKPEETAEAFRDGWFHSGDLAVRDAHGYFTIVDRVKDVINSGGVLVASRQVEDALYTHDAVAEVAVIGLPDERWIEAVTAVVVPRGEVTEEDLLAHAREKLAHFKAPKRVVFVDELPRNASGKILKRELRDRFSGR from the coding sequence ATGACGCCTGGACACGGCAGTACGGTTGACGGGGTGCTGCGCCGCAGTGCCCGACGCACCCCGGCGCGGGTGGCGGTGGAGTACGCCGACCGCGCCTGGACGTACGAGGAACTGGACCAGGCCGTCTCCCGCGCGGCCGGGCTGCTCCTCGGCGAGGGACTCGTCCCCGGTGACCGGGTCGGCGCGTACGGCCACAACTCGGACGCATATCTGATCGGCTTCCTCGCCTGTGCCCGCGCGGGCCTGGTGCATGTGCCGGTCAACCAGAACCTGACGGGCGACGACCTCGCGTACATCGTTGGCCAGTCGGGCAGCACGCTGGTGCTGGCCGACCCCGGCCTCGCCGGTCAACTTCCTGACGGTGTAAGGACGTTGCCCCTGCGCGACGCCGAGGACTCGCTGCTGGCACGGCAGGCCTCGACACCCGCGTACGACGGCCCGGAGCCGCGCGGCGAGGACCTGGTGCAATTGCTGTACACCTCCGGCACCACGGCCCTGCCGAAGGGCGCGATGATGACCCACCGCGCCCTGGTGCACGAGTACCTGAGCGCGATCACCGCTCTGGACCTCAGCGCGGGCGACCGCCCGGTGCACTCGCTGCCGCTCTACCACTCGGCCCAGATGCATGTGTTCCTGCTGCCGTACCTCGCGGTCGGCGCCACGAACCTCATCCTCGACGCGCCGGACGGCGGCCGCCTCTTCGACCTGATCGAGGCCGGCCGCGCGGACAGCCTGTTCGCCCCGCCCACGGTCTGGATCGGCCTGTCCGGCCGCTCCGACTTCGCCACCCGCGATCTCGGCGGACTGCGCAAGGCGTACTACGGAGCGTCGATCATGCCGGTGCCCGTCCTCGAACGGCTGCGGGAACGGCTCCCGAAGCTGGCCTTCTACAACTGCTTCGGCCAGAGCGAGATCGGCCCCCTGGCGACCGTCCTCGCACCCGACGAGCACAAGGGCCGGATGGACTCCTGTGGCCGGCCCGTCCTGTTCGTGGACGCCCGCGTGGTCGACGAGGACGGCAGGGACGTGCCCGACGGCACCCCCGGCGAAGTCGTCTACCGCTCCCCGCAGTTGTGCGAGGGCTACTGGGACAAGCCCGAGGAGACCGCCGAGGCCTTCCGCGACGGATGGTTCCACTCCGGCGACCTCGCGGTGCGCGACGCACACGGCTACTTCACCATCGTCGACCGGGTGAAGGACGTCATCAACTCCGGTGGCGTTCTGGTCGCTTCACGCCAGGTCGAGGACGCGCTCTACACGCACGACGCCGTCGCCGAGGTCGCCGTGATCGGTCTGCCCGACGAGCGGTGGATCGAGGCCGTCACCGCGGTCGTCGTCCCGCGCGGCGAGGTCACCGAGGAGGACCTCCTCGCCCACGCCCGCGAGAAGCTGGCCCACTTCAAGGCGCCGAAGCGGGTGGTGTTCGTGGACGAACTGCCCCGCAACGCGAGCGGGAAGATCCTCAAGCGGGAGCTCAGGGACAGGTTTTCCGGCCGTTAG